CCGTCGCCCGCTCCAAATGGTGTGACAGACACAACGAAAGCCCGGATTGGCGGGTCAGCTTAAGTCTAAGTAGGAGACGGCGCAGGATGGCGAAGGAGAAGTTTGAGCGTAACAAGCCGCATGTGAACATCGGCACGATTGGTCATGTTGACCATGGTAAGACGACGCTGACGGCTGCGATTACGAAGGTTTTGGCGACGACGGGTGGTGCGACGTTTACGGATTAC
This window of the Pseudomonadota bacterium genome carries:
- a CDS encoding GTP-binding protein, giving the protein MAKEKFERNKPHVNIGTIGHVDHGKTTLTAAITKVLATTGGATFTDY